The genomic stretch CGACGAACTCGAATACTACGCCCTGGCCATGAACCTGAAGCCGATCGCCGATCGCTATGGCGGCACCCGTTTCGGCAGTTTCCCGGTGATCGTGTCGGCGCTGTTCGACGACGAGGGCATCCTGCAGGGCTATCGCGTGGTGACCGACGACCGCGTCTCCCTGCGCGAGCGGCGCGCCGCCTACGGCATGGGCAGGTTCGCCAAGTCGCAATTCCCTGACGGCGAGCTGCACTGCCGGGACCTCCCGCCGGCCGATCGCGAGACCCCACTGGGCAATCTGTTCGTCAAACAGGATTGCACCAGCACTACCCCCGAAGGCGGGCGCGTCGAACTGAAAACCCGCCTGCTGCACCGACCGGGCCAGGCGGCGGTCGACCCGCATTCGGGTGAGAAACGCTCCGGATCCTATGAGAGCACGGCGCGGTTGGAAGTGTTCGCGCCGGGCTGGGAGCCCCAGCCGTGAGAGCGCTGGCAGCCTTCGCGACGGCCATGCTGCTGGCCGGTCTCGACGTTGCGCCATCCGCGGCCTGGGCCGCCGATGCCGCGTCGGCTTTCCTCGCCGGCACCAGCAAGGACTGTCCGGGCTGCGATCTGACGCGGGCGAACCTCAGCTATCGTGACCTCTCCGGCGCCAATCTCCAAGGCGCCGACCTGACCAAGGCCAGGCTGCACCGGACGGTGCTGACCAGGGCCAACCTCAGCAACGCCACCCTCACCTCAGCCAACCTCAACCTCGCCGACCTCCGCTCCGCCAATCTGACCGGGGCCGATATGAGCCGGGCGCTGCTCTATGAGGCCAACCTCTCGGCCGCCACACTCCCTGGGGCGAAGCTCGATGGCGCACGGGTGCAGCATGCCAGGTTCCCGCGCGCCGTCATGACCGGCAGCAGCTGGACCGGCGCGGACGCCACGGGGGTCGAGTTGCCCGGCGCGGTGCTGCAGGGCGCCGACCTCACCGATCTCTATGCCCCCAATGCCGATTTCCGGGATGTCGGTCTCCAGGGGGCGCTGCTGACCGGCGGCCTGTTTTTCGAAGCCAACTTTTCCGGCGCCGATTTCAGTCGGGCCAGCGTGCGGGATGCCGACTTCCGCCAGGCTCGGCTGGAACGCGCCAACTTCACCCAGGCCGACCTCGGCGGATCGCATTTCGAGCAGGCGTGGACCAAAGGCGCCGACTTCACCCGAGCCGTCATTGGAGACGCCATCGGGCTGAGCATCCCGCATTAGCCGCAGCAGGGGCGGCCAAGGGCAAGGCAATAGTTTCCATTGGGCCGGGCGAGCCGGCGTGGTGGCAGAACGCGTAGCAACAACAACGAGGGAATGGATTATGCGAGCATTGTTGATGGGTGGATTGGCGCTGGCCGCGATGGCGAGCGCCGCCGTGGCGGCCGACAAGGTGCAGATCGGGGACAAGAACGTCTTCCCCGAGAGCATCACCTCGACGGCCGACGGCACCCTGATCGCCGGCAGCATCGGCACCGGCGAGATCTTCAGGGCGGCACCGGGAACAGCGACCGCCGGGAGTTGGATCGCGGCGCAGACCGACGGTCCGACCGCAGTGCTCGGCGTCTTCGCCGACGAGGCCAACGGCACGCTCTGGGCCTGCTATTCCGATCTGGCGATGTTCGGCGGCGCCGGCGGCAAACCGTCGGTGCTGCGCAGCTTCGATCTCGCGACCGGCGCGGTGAAGGCGTCGATCCCCCTGGGTGAGGGGACGTTCTGCAACGATATCGCCACCACCGCCGACGGCACCGCCTATGCCGCCGACACGGCCGGCGGCCAGCTGTTCCGGGTCAAGCCCGGGGCCGACACCGCCGAGCCGTTCTTCAAGGATGCCGCCTTGGCCAGCCTCGACGGCCTGAGCTTCGGGCCGGACGGCGCGCTGTATCTGAACGGCGTGCAGACCAACAAGCTGTTCCGCCTGGCGATGAATGCCGACGGCACGCCGGGAGCGCTGACCGAACTGACGCTGTCGCAGCCGATCAAGGGGCCGGACGGCATGCGCTTCGGCGAGGATGGCGTGCTCTACCTTGCCGAGAACGGCGCAGCGCAGGTTTCGGCCGTGACCTTCGAGGGCGACAACGCTATCGTCAAAGTGGTCGAAGCCGGCGGCTGGGACATGCCGACGGCGGTGACCAAGGTCGGCGATACGCTGTGGGTGCTGGAGGCCAAGCTGTCCAAGCTGGGCGGCACCGAGGATCCCGGCGCCTTCTGGGCCTACCCGCTGACGCTGCAGTAAGCCGCTCCCGTCGTTGCTTTATGCACTGCACTCTCGGCGCTCCTCCCCCGCGTGGCGGGGGAGGGGAACCAGCGAAGCTGGTGGAGGAGGCGGCCAAGCCAACCGATGCCCCCTAAGGTCTCTGACCTCACCAAGCCGATGAGCTGAGCCTCATCATTCCTGCCCCCTGCCCCGACACCGCCACGCCCATCCCTTGATAGATGCATGCGCACGCATATATGTTCTGCAACAACAGCCCGCAGGAGGCATGTCATGCAGTTCGGAATCTTCTCGGTCAGCGACGTCACGCGCAACCCGCTCACCGGCACCACCCCCAGCGAGGCGCAGCGGATCGACGCCATCGGGCAGATCGCCAAGCGCGCCGATGAGGTGGGGCTCGATGTCTTCGCCATCGGCGAACACCACAACCCGCCCTTCTTCTCGTCCTCGCCGACGACGCTGCTCGCCCATATCGCGGCGCTGACGCAGCGCATCATCCTCAGCACATCAGTGACGCTGATCACCACCAACGACCCGGTGAAGATCGCCGAGGACTACGCCATGCTGCAGCACCTGGCCAAGGGCCGGGTCGACCTGATGCTGGGGCGCGGCAACACCGTGCCGGTCTATCCCTGGTTCGGCCAGGATATCCGCAACGGTGTGGCGCTGGCGCTCGAGAACTACAACCTGCTGCACCGGCTGTGGCGCGAGGATGTGGTCGACTGGCAGGGTAAGTCGCGCACGCCGCTGCAGGGGTTCACCGCCATTCCGCGGCCGCTCGACGACGTGCCGCCCTTCGTCTGGCACGGCTCGATCCGCACCCCCGAGATTGCCGAGCAGGCGGCCTATTACGGCAACGGCTATTTCGCCAACAACGTGCTGGCGCCCAACTTCCACTTCCTGCCGCTGGTCAACTTCTACCGCGAGCGCTTCGAGCATTATGGCCACGGCACCAAGGAACAGGCCATTGTCGGCCTGGGTGGGCACGCCTTCATCGCCAAGAACTCGCAGGATGCCTATGAGCGCTTCCGGCCGTTCTTCGAGGGCAACCCGATCTACGGCTCGAGCTATGGCCTCGAGGAGTATGCGAAGAACACGCCGCTGAGCGTCGGCAGCCCGCAGGAGATCATCGACAAGACCCTGACCTTCCGCGAAGCCTTCGGGGACTATCAACGCCAGCTCTGGGTGGTCGACGCCATGGGGCTGCCGCTCGAAGCGGCGCTGGAGCAGGTCGAGCTGCTGGGCACCGAAGTGGTGCCGGTGTTGCGCCGGGAGATGGCCGCGCGGCGTTCGCCGGGCGCTGCCGATGCGCCGACCCATGCGAGCCTCGTCAAGGCCAGGTATGGCGACGCCCCGGCGCGCCAGCCGACGCCCAACCCCAACCGCGGCGACAATCTCACCGGCGCCCGTCCTTACCAGGACACCGCTCCCGAGATCGCGGCCAAGCTGCCGCTGGTGGGCTGAGCCATGGCCAGCGATACCGGATTGGCCAATGCGGCCTGGGAGGCGCTGTTCCGCGCCCAGATGACCATCGCCGCCGAGCTTCACGCCGGCGATGCCTGGGGCGACCTGGTGCCGAGCGACTATGGCGTGCTCTACGCGCTCTCGACCGCGAGGACCGGCCTGCGGATGTCCGAGCTCGGCAGGGATATCCTGCTCAGCCAGGCCGGGCTCTCCCGCGCGGTGTCGCGGCTCGAGGCGCGCGGCCTGATCGAGCGTCAGCCCGACCCTGAGGATGCGCGCGCCAGCATCCTCAGCCTGTCCAAGGCTGGGGTGCATATGCAGAAGCGCGTCGGCGCAAAACATGGGCGCCATGTCGCGGAGGCGATGACCCGTCGCCTCGGCGACGCCGAACTCACCCAATTGCGCGACTTGTGCGAGCGGCTGCTCGCCGCCGCGCCCCCCACATCGGAGGTCTAGATGACCGGGCCGTTCAACACCCCTGCCGCGCCGGTGCGGCTCGTCGTCATCAATGCCGGGGTCAGCGACCCGTCTTCGACCCGCATGCTGGTCGATCGCATCGCCCAGCAGAGCCTCGATCGCCTCTCGGCGACGGGGCACGCCACTTCACTTGCCATCATCGACCTGGCGCCGCTGGCCGTCGACATCGCCAAGGCCATCGTCGCCGGCTTCCCCGGCGAGAAGGTGCAGGCCGCGATCGACACCCTCGCCAGGGCCGATGCCGTCATCGCCGCCACCCCGGTCTACAAGGCCGGGATGAGCGGGCTGTTCAAATCCTTCATCGATCTCGTCGACAACGACCTGCTGATCGCCAAGCCGGTGATCCTCGCAGCGACAGCTGGCACGGCCCGCCATGCAATGGTGGCGGACGAACAGCTGCGCCCGCTGTTTGCCTTCCTTCGCGCCGTCCCGGTCCCCACCTCGATCTTCGCGGCGCCCGAGGATTGGGGCGCGCCTGAACTCGGCAAGCGCATCGATCGCGCCGCGACCGAGCTCGCCCAGTTCGTCGCCTCGGGGGTCGGCCGCGCCATCACCAATGCCGCCTGGGATGGCTACCAGCACCAGTTCGCCGGCAACGCCCCCAAGGCCGAGCGCGCGGCCGCCGACGTGAATTTCGACACCGACCTGATGCGACTGGCAACCGGCGGATCTTCGGTGGAGTGATCCCGACGAATGGGGGAGTGACTCTGCGGGTCTCGGTGGCCTCCACACCCTTGTAGGGCACGATGGCCGCTCTCAGCGCGACGCACCACGCGAGCGCTGCACCCAGGCCACGGCCAGCTTCCGGGCCTGTTCTATTTCGGCCGGGCTCATCTTGGCGGTCAGGGTGTCGAGGTCCTTCACCGCGATCGGCAGGCCGTATTGGGCGGCGAGGCTGGTCCACATATAGGCCGTGACATTGTCCTCAGCCACGCCATAGCCGTTCCGGTACATCGCCCCCAGCCCATATTGCCCATAGACATCGCCCTGGTTGGCGGCCAGCGAATACCACAACACCGCCTGCTGGTCGTCCTGCGGCACCCCTTGGCCGTGGTCGTAGAGCATGCCCAGGTTCGCCTGCGCCGCAGCATGGCCCTGCTCGGCGGCGAGCTTGAACCAGCGCGCCGCGGCGACATCGTCGGGAGCGACGCCGCGCCCGGTGTGGTAGGAGATGCCGACATTGAACTGCGCCGGCGCATAGCCCTGCCCCGCCGCCAGCTCGAACAGCCGCACCGCTTCGGCCTCGTCGCGGGTGACCCCGTGCCCCTCGAAATACATGCTGCCCAGGTTGAACTGGGCAGCCGCATAGCCCTGTTTGGCCGCCTGGCGCACCCATTTCAAGGCCTCGGTGAAATCCTGCGCGACGCCGTTACCGCTGAGGTACAGCAGCCCGAGCGCCAACTGCGCATAGGCGTCGCCCTGCTCGGCGGCGAGGCGGAACCATCTTGCGGCCTCGGCTGGGTTCTGCGGCACGCCCTCGGCGCCCGTCTTGAGGAGCACCCCGAGATTGTAGCGCGCATCGGCACGGCCCTGCTCGGCCGCCAGCCGATACCACTTGACCGCCTCGGCCGGGTTTTTCGCGACCCCGAGGCCGGCGTCGTAGAGATAGCCGAGATCATGCTGCGCTTCGGCATATCCCCCTTGGCTGCGGCGAGGCCGAGCCATCGCACCGCTTCCGCGGCGTCCTGAGCGACCCCCTTGCCGGTCGCATACATGAACCCGACCGTCGTCTGCGCCCGCACGCTGCCCGCCGCCGCGGCGGGCTTCAGCTCGCGCATCGCCGCTTCGAACGCGCCCCGTTGGTAGGCCAGCATCCCCTCGGCTTCGCCTGCTGCCGCTCCACCGGCGAAGTATCCCAGCAGCAGGATCGTCACTACGAGACGCCCGGCGAGAGCCACAACCGCCCCCTCACTCGCGCGGGGAGAACGGGCTGGCGGGCTTGTCGCGCTCCAGCACATAGAAGCCGCCGGCCGCGAGATCCGGCCACTCGCTGCGCGTCCCATCCGGCCAGACCACCGCGACGCTCGCCGCTGCCTCATCGCCGAGCCCGAAATGCACCCAGCCGAGTTGCCCGCCGGCATGGCCGCCGCCCACCGTGAGCTCGCGGCGCATGGTGGCGTCGCCGCGCTTCACCTCGATCCAGCTGCCGATCGCATCCTCATTGGGGGCAGGTTGCCTGAGCTCGAGCTCGATCCAGTTGCCGCCTTCGGGAGCGCCGTCATTGCGCCAGACCTGCGCGCTGCTGCGGCGATTGACCACCACCAGGTCGAGCAGCCCGTCCATGTTGAAATCGGCGAGCGCCGCACCGCGGGCATTGCCGTTATTGGCGATGCCCGCCTTGTCCCCGGCTTCGACGAATTTGCCGTCGGTGCCCTGCAGCAGCAGGTTGTCGGGGTCGTGCATGGCGAAATCCGGCATCTGGTCGACATTGCCCTTGGCGACGAACAGGTCGACGAGGCCGTCATTGTTGACGTCGTCGAACTGCGGGTGCCACGCGGTGCTGGGCCTGAGGTCCTCGCCGGTATAGGGCCGATGCGCAGTCACACCCTTGGCGTAGGCGACATCCTTGTAATCCGCCTTCGGCCCCGGCGTGGCCAGCGTCTGCAGCTTGTTGTCGGCCATGCTGGTGAGGAAATATTCGGGGTAGCCGTCGCCATCGAGGTCGTAGCTGGCAATGCCCATGCCCCAGATGCGCAGCACCTTCCAGCCATCGGCCGGCGTCAGGAGTTTTGGCGCCTCGCCGGGCAGGATGCGCCACATCTGCTCCTGCCCGCCTTCGTAATACTCGCGATCGTTGGAGACGCGCAGGCTCGGCGTCCCCGACTTGTCCCAGTCGGTGAACAGCATCGAGAGCGCGCAGTAGCTTGGCTTCAGCGGCAATGGCGCGGCGAACTTGCCGCCCTCGCCCGGCCGATGCAGCCAGTTGTCGGTGCACGATCCCCAGGGCGACAGGTCCTCGTTGCGATCGATATAGTTGCCCACCGCGATCGTCGGCCAGTTGGCGCCGTGCTCGAAGGTCAACGCCGCCGCTGCCGTCCAGGCATCGCCGCCTTCGAACCCCCAGGCCTCGTTGGCGCGCTCGAACCTGCAGGCGCCAAGCCCGCGCATCACCAGGTTCTCGCCCACCCGCAGCACCAGGAGATCCGTGATCCCGTCGCTGTCGATATCGGCCGGATAAAGCCCGCTGACGCTGTCGAGTTCGAGCCCGCTCTGCTGCGGCGCGAAGCGCAGGCCGCCGCCCCTGCTGCTGGTGTTGACGTAGAGCTGGGCTTTCGCCTCGCCGCCCGGCAGCACGACATCGGCATAGCCGTCATCGTTGCAGTCGAAGGCCGCGACACCGCCGCCGACCATGTAGAACCAGTCGCCGTCATAGCTGGTGGTGATGCCGGAGCTCGCGGTCTCGTCGACGAAGGCCGGCACCGCCGGCGCCTGCGCCAGCGCCGGTTGCGCGAGGCCCGAGCCGACAAGCAGCATGGCGGCAAAACTGTGCGGGATGCGCATGGTCCTACTTTCTCGTCTTGAGCGCGATGGTGTAGGCGGCGATGCAGTGCCCCTGCGCCAGCCCATCCTCGATGGCGGAGCGGAAATGGATGCCGCCATAGAGCCGGGAAATCCCGGCTTCGAGCGCCGCCTCGTGGAAACTGGCGTAGTGGCGCGGGTTCCTGCCGTCCGGCGAGCCGGTCTTGTCCTCGAAAGCATAGTTGTCGCCGAAAAACGCCGTCAGCACCGCATCCATGGCGCCGGACACCGTGCTGTGTCCGCTCGGATATTCGGGGAATGGCGGGGTATTGAGGATCGGCTCCCACTTGGGATCGATCACTTTCTTGATGTAGGTGATCGGCCGCACCAGGTCGTAGACGTATTTCTGGCGCCAGCAGCCGACAAAGGCATCCGACATGGCGATGCCCATGCGGGCCAACAGGTCGACATTGTCGTCGAGCGGCAGGTCTTCGCGTTCGGCCACCTGCAGCGCGATCGACACCCAATGGCCCGGCGGCGTCATCGACAGCATCGGATCGTCCGACCAGAAGCGGGCGATCGCCATCTGTTCCGGGGTGGCATCCTTCACCGTCTCGTAGACCTCCTCGGCCTGCTTGTAGAAGTCCGAGCCGGGCTCCGTGCTGTAAGTCGGGTTGCCCGGTAGCGGGCAGGCAGTGCCGTCTGGCGTGGCGAAGGTTCGGTTGTGCCCCCATTCGGGCAGCAGCGGCAGCTGCTGCTGGCGGACGAGGCTGGTGGGCACCCATTTGTCGTCGCCCTTGGGCAGCTCGTACTCGTAGGGAAAGCCCATGTTGAGCACGGTGGCGCCGCCATCGTTCTGCGACCAGGCGAAGATCGCCGCCGCCATGGCCTTGCCGAAGGCTTCGCTGCGCTGCACCACGTCTTCGGGCACGCCGTCGACCGCCAGCGCCCGCCACTTGCTCTGCGCGCGGTTGATGGCGCGCTGGCCGGTCGGGCCGGTATTGCCGAAATAGAAGACGATGGCGTCCGACATGGCGGCGCTGATCACCACCGTCTCGTCGTAGCCGGCGCCCGCCTCGCGCTGCGGGACCTGGTCGAGCCCATGCAGCTGGCCGACCAGCGACGTGAGCTTGTCCGAGCCGCCCACCGCCGCTTCGAACGCCGTGATCCCCAGATAGGCGAACGACCGGCTGGCGACCGGCGGCGAATAGGTCGCCGT from Devosia sp. A16 encodes the following:
- a CDS encoding pentapeptide repeat-containing protein → MRALAAFATAMLLAGLDVAPSAAWAADAASAFLAGTSKDCPGCDLTRANLSYRDLSGANLQGADLTKARLHRTVLTRANLSNATLTSANLNLADLRSANLTGADMSRALLYEANLSAATLPGAKLDGARVQHARFPRAVMTGSSWTGADATGVELPGAVLQGADLTDLYAPNADFRDVGLQGALLTGGLFFEANFSGADFSRASVRDADFRQARLERANFTQADLGGSHFEQAWTKGADFTRAVIGDAIGLSIPH
- a CDS encoding SMP-30/gluconolactonase/LRE family protein, which encodes MRALLMGGLALAAMASAAVAADKVQIGDKNVFPESITSTADGTLIAGSIGTGEIFRAAPGTATAGSWIAAQTDGPTAVLGVFADEANGTLWACYSDLAMFGGAGGKPSVLRSFDLATGAVKASIPLGEGTFCNDIATTADGTAYAADTAGGQLFRVKPGADTAEPFFKDAALASLDGLSFGPDGALYLNGVQTNKLFRLAMNADGTPGALTELTLSQPIKGPDGMRFGEDGVLYLAENGAAQVSAVTFEGDNAIVKVVEAGGWDMPTAVTKVGDTLWVLEAKLSKLGGTEDPGAFWAYPLTLQ
- a CDS encoding CE1758 family FMN-dependent luciferase-like monooxygenase, with the protein product MQFGIFSVSDVTRNPLTGTTPSEAQRIDAIGQIAKRADEVGLDVFAIGEHHNPPFFSSSPTTLLAHIAALTQRIILSTSVTLITTNDPVKIAEDYAMLQHLAKGRVDLMLGRGNTVPVYPWFGQDIRNGVALALENYNLLHRLWREDVVDWQGKSRTPLQGFTAIPRPLDDVPPFVWHGSIRTPEIAEQAAYYGNGYFANNVLAPNFHFLPLVNFYRERFEHYGHGTKEQAIVGLGGHAFIAKNSQDAYERFRPFFEGNPIYGSSYGLEEYAKNTPLSVGSPQEIIDKTLTFREAFGDYQRQLWVVDAMGLPLEAALEQVELLGTEVVPVLRREMAARRSPGAADAPTHASLVKARYGDAPARQPTPNPNRGDNLTGARPYQDTAPEIAAKLPLVG
- a CDS encoding MarR family winged helix-turn-helix transcriptional regulator; its protein translation is MASDTGLANAAWEALFRAQMTIAAELHAGDAWGDLVPSDYGVLYALSTARTGLRMSELGRDILLSQAGLSRAVSRLEARGLIERQPDPEDARASILSLSKAGVHMQKRVGAKHGRHVAEAMTRRLGDAELTQLRDLCERLLAAAPPTSEV
- a CDS encoding CE1759 family FMN reductase — encoded protein: MTGPFNTPAAPVRLVVINAGVSDPSSTRMLVDRIAQQSLDRLSATGHATSLAIIDLAPLAVDIAKAIVAGFPGEKVQAAIDTLARADAVIAATPVYKAGMSGLFKSFIDLVDNDLLIAKPVILAATAGTARHAMVADEQLRPLFAFLRAVPVPTSIFAAPEDWGAPELGKRIDRAATELAQFVASGVGRAITNAAWDGYQHQFAGNAPKAERAAADVNFDTDLMRLATGGSSVE
- a CDS encoding tetratricopeptide repeat protein, whose amino-acid sequence is MARPRRSQGGYAEAQHDLGYLYDAGLGVAKNPAEAVKWYRLAAEQGRADARYNLGVLLKTGAEGVPQNPAEAARWFRLAAEQGDAYAQLALGLLYLSGNGVAQDFTEALKWVRQAAKQGYAAAQFNLGSMYFEGHGVTRDEAEAVRLFELAAGQGYAPAQFNVGISYHTGRGVAPDDVAAARWFKLAAEQGHAAAQANLGMLYDHGQGVPQDDQQAVLWYSLAANQGDVYGQYGLGAMYRNGYGVAEDNVTAYMWTSLAAQYGLPIAVKDLDTLTAKMSPAEIEQARKLAVAWVQRSRGASR
- a CDS encoding CRTAC1 family protein, with amino-acid sequence MRIPHSFAAMLLVGSGLAQPALAQAPAVPAFVDETASSGITTSYDGDWFYMVGGGVAAFDCNDDGYADVVLPGGEAKAQLYVNTSSRGGGLRFAPQQSGLELDSVSGLYPADIDSDGITDLLVLRVGENLVMRGLGACRFERANEAWGFEGGDAWTAAAALTFEHGANWPTIAVGNYIDRNEDLSPWGSCTDNWLHRPGEGGKFAAPLPLKPSYCALSMLFTDWDKSGTPSLRVSNDREYYEGGQEQMWRILPGEAPKLLTPADGWKVLRIWGMGIASYDLDGDGYPEYFLTSMADNKLQTLATPGPKADYKDVAYAKGVTAHRPYTGEDLRPSTAWHPQFDDVNNDGLVDLFVAKGNVDQMPDFAMHDPDNLLLQGTDGKFVEAGDKAGIANNGNARGAALADFNMDGLLDLVVVNRRSSAQVWRNDGAPEGGNWIELELRQPAPNEDAIGSWIEVKRGDATMRRELTVGGGHAGGQLGWVHFGLGDEAAASVAVVWPDGTRSEWPDLAAGGFYVLERDKPASPFSPRE
- a CDS encoding vanadium-dependent haloperoxidase, encoding MGGRRIAALAAAVLLWCVASLGALAQPRPEPGVILRDWYTLMNELVRHTATYSPPVASRSFAYLGITAFEAAVGGSDKLTSLVGQLHGLDQVPQREAGAGYDETVVISAAMSDAIVFYFGNTGPTGQRAINRAQSKWRALAVDGVPEDVVQRSEAFGKAMAAAIFAWSQNDGGATVLNMGFPYEYELPKGDDKWVPTSLVRQQQLPLLPEWGHNRTFATPDGTACPLPGNPTYSTEPGSDFYKQAEEVYETVKDATPEQMAIARFWSDDPMLSMTPPGHWVSIALQVAEREDLPLDDNVDLLARMGIAMSDAFVGCWRQKYVYDLVRPITYIKKVIDPKWEPILNTPPFPEYPSGHSTVSGAMDAVLTAFFGDNYAFEDKTGSPDGRNPRHYASFHEAALEAGISRLYGGIHFRSAIEDGLAQGHCIAAYTIALKTRK